In Terriglobia bacterium, the following proteins share a genomic window:
- a CDS encoding insulinase family protein, with amino-acid sequence MKRTRTPNGLLVLAAFFFAIPLFAQAPAAPKQTPPAGGPPKAFTVPAHESYALPNGMQVTLVPYGNLPKVTVSLVLRAGQANQPAEKLGVASLTGELLKEGTATRSAKQVAEEAAQMGGAMEIGMGEDESSIATDVLSEYGPEAARLVADVARHALLPESELPRLKNDALRHLAIARTQPQQIAYERFRKILYPDHPYGRVLPEAETLEKLTIADAKQFYAENFGAARAHLYVAGRFDSAAMKKAIAESFGDWARGPASSVAVPKPAPERVLDVTDRPGAAQSTLYVGLPVPPAASPDNIPLVVTNALLGGSFGSRITSNIREQKGYTYSPHSEISRRYRDAYWVETADVTTGVTGPALKEIFGEIERLQKEAPPADELTGIQRYLSGIFVIQNSSRGALISQLRYVNLQGLGEEYLKTYVQKVNAVTPAEVQHITAQYIKPEQMTIVVVGDKARIGEQLAPFAPAAPAAR; translated from the coding sequence ATGAAGCGCACTCGCACACCAAACGGATTGCTGGTTCTGGCTGCATTCTTTTTCGCCATTCCCCTCTTTGCGCAGGCGCCTGCCGCGCCAAAGCAGACGCCGCCGGCGGGCGGTCCGCCGAAAGCCTTTACCGTGCCGGCGCACGAAAGCTACGCGCTGCCGAACGGCATGCAGGTCACCCTGGTGCCCTACGGCAATCTGCCGAAGGTCACGGTCAGCCTGGTTCTGCGCGCCGGCCAGGCCAACCAGCCCGCGGAGAAGCTCGGCGTGGCCAGCCTGACCGGCGAGTTGCTGAAAGAGGGCACCGCCACGCGCAGCGCCAAACAGGTGGCCGAGGAAGCGGCGCAGATGGGCGGGGCGATGGAAATCGGCATGGGCGAGGACGAAAGCTCGATCGCCACGGACGTGCTCTCGGAATACGGCCCGGAGGCGGCGCGGCTGGTGGCGGACGTGGCCCGCCACGCCCTGCTGCCCGAGTCGGAACTACCGCGGCTGAAGAACGACGCCCTGCGGCACCTGGCGATTGCGCGCACCCAGCCGCAGCAAATCGCCTACGAACGCTTCCGCAAAATTCTCTACCCCGATCATCCTTACGGACGGGTGCTGCCGGAGGCGGAAACCCTCGAGAAACTGACCATCGCCGATGCCAAACAGTTCTACGCGGAGAATTTCGGCGCGGCCCGCGCGCACCTTTATGTGGCGGGGCGCTTCGACTCCGCAGCGATGAAGAAAGCCATCGCCGAGAGCTTCGGCGACTGGGCGCGCGGGCCGGCGTCCTCCGTGGCCGTACCGAAGCCGGCGCCGGAGCGCGTGCTGGACGTTACCGATCGCCCGGGCGCGGCGCAGTCCACGCTGTATGTGGGCCTGCCGGTGCCCCCGGCGGCCAGCCCCGACAATATCCCCCTGGTGGTGACCAACGCGCTGCTGGGCGGCTCGTTCGGCTCGCGCATCACTTCCAACATCCGCGAGCAGAAGGGCTATACCTACTCGCCGCACAGCGAAATTTCGCGCCGCTACCGGGACGCCTACTGGGTGGAGACCGCCGACGTCACCACGGGGGTGACCGGCCCGGCGCTCAAGGAGATCTTCGGCGAGATCGAGCGGCTGCAGAAGGAAGCGCCGCCCGCCGATGAATTGACCGGAATCCAGCGCTATCTCTCCGGGATCTTCGTCATCCAGAACTCCTCGCGGGGGGCGCTGATCAGCCAGTTGCGCTATGTGAACCTCCAGGGGCTGGGCGAGGAGTACCTGAAAACCTACGTGCAGAAGGTCAACGCCGTGACGCCGGCGGAAGTGCAGCACATCACCGCGCAGTACATCAAGCCGGAACAGATGACCATCGTGGTCGTGGGGGACAAGGCCAGGATCGGCGAACAGTTGGCGCCGTTCGCCCCGGCCGCACCCGCGGCCAGGTAG
- a CDS encoding GGDEF domain-containing protein, giving the protein MGEERPAAGPSTLSVFLFHTGGFLAILGLALWLRHTPLQPDSDLHGYIQVIAGLLAVVFAAVAIVRFYGTQDRVSLLLGAGFLLSGAILIASSVFFFQFSRESAVHLFWAPVSWWVNRLLLCLLFVAAYLVDWFLPKSRHPKGETAAALLSVVGLTYLITAALPHLPAEISAQPGALVPNPLQLLPAALFFLALFGYRGRLFYADSAFDRTIYAAVWLCLAAQLAASQSVRLLDGPFLLAQGLQVTSYAVALGGALLDNARLFQQVRHLATSDPLTGLANYRRLLDVLEAETERTNRSGRPFSVLLLDLDGLKQINDTFGHLTGTRAIVRVSDILRVHCRAVDTAARYGGDEFALVLPETGEEEARRVVERIRAVMAGGTEQPPISASIGVSVYQGDGERIQKLLSQADEKLYSEKAQRKKRGAPPAPANRRRTPRIP; this is encoded by the coding sequence GTGGGGGAGGAACGTCCGGCGGCGGGCCCTTCCACGCTCTCGGTATTTCTGTTTCACACCGGCGGATTCCTGGCAATTCTCGGACTGGCCTTGTGGCTGCGCCACACGCCGCTGCAGCCCGATTCCGATCTGCACGGCTACATACAGGTCATTGCCGGGCTGCTGGCGGTGGTTTTCGCCGCCGTGGCCATCGTGCGTTTTTACGGCACGCAGGACCGTGTCTCGCTGCTCCTCGGCGCGGGCTTCCTGCTCTCGGGCGCCATCCTCATAGCCTCCAGCGTCTTCTTTTTCCAGTTTTCGCGCGAGTCCGCGGTGCACCTTTTCTGGGCTCCGGTGTCCTGGTGGGTGAACCGCCTGCTGCTTTGCCTGCTCTTCGTCGCCGCCTATCTGGTGGACTGGTTCCTTCCGAAATCGCGGCATCCCAAGGGAGAGACCGCCGCCGCGCTTCTGAGCGTCGTGGGTCTCACTTATCTGATCACTGCCGCGCTGCCGCATCTTCCCGCGGAAATTTCGGCGCAGCCCGGCGCGCTCGTCCCCAATCCGCTGCAGTTGCTTCCCGCAGCGCTGTTTTTCCTGGCCCTGTTCGGCTATCGCGGACGCCTGTTCTACGCCGATTCCGCCTTCGACCGCACGATCTACGCCGCAGTCTGGCTGTGCCTTGCCGCGCAGCTTGCGGCCTCGCAGTCTGTGCGCCTGCTGGACGGGCCGTTCCTGCTGGCCCAGGGTCTGCAGGTGACCAGCTACGCCGTAGCGCTCGGCGGCGCGCTGCTCGACAACGCGCGCCTGTTCCAGCAGGTGCGCCATCTCGCCACCAGCGATCCCCTCACCGGTCTGGCTAACTACCGCCGCCTGCTCGACGTCCTGGAGGCCGAGACCGAGCGCACCAACCGCAGCGGCCGGCCTTTCTCCGTCCTCCTCCTGGACCTGGATGGCCTCAAGCAGATCAACGACACGTTCGGGCATCTGACCGGCACGCGCGCCATCGTCCGCGTCTCGGACATCCTGCGCGTGCACTGCCGCGCCGTGGACACGGCCGCGCGCTACGGCGGCGACGAATTTGCCCTGGTACTTCCGGAAACGGGCGAGGAAGAAGCGCGGCGGGTGGTCGAGCGCATCCGCGCGGTGATGGCCGGCGGCACGGAGCAGCCACCCATCTCCGCGAGTATCGGCGTCAGCGTCTATCAGGGAGACGGCGAGCGCATTCAAAAGCTGCTCTCGCAGGCCGACGAAAAACTCTATTCGGAAAAAGCGCAGCGCAAGAAGCGCGGCGCTCCTCCCGCCCCGGCGAACCGGCGGCGCACGCCGCGCATCCCGTAA
- a CDS encoding APC family permease: MLRRASSETRGGFHANSAILAWQRRGAGETFVTAEPKSGGGPRLRRTLTLGDLILYGVIVIQPVAPMSVFGVLSERGRGHVVTALLIAMVAMLFTGISYGRMARAYPSAGSAFTYVAQEIHPGAGYVTGWSMVMDYILNPLICTIWCAQQAHQFAPGVPVFAWKIFFAVVFTLLNIRGVKTSARINAGMAAGMGAVIAVIFVAAVRFLFSHPHSDPAFFTRPFYDPQTFSYGGLFGCTSIAVLTYIGFDGISTLSEEAENPRRNILLATVLTCVVIGLLSAVEVYAAQLVWPAAQPFPDVDTAYVHVAGRMWAPLFGVVGFTLLLANFGSGMGAQLGAARLLYGMGRSNALPKSFFGAVDAKHRVPRNNVFFIGAIVLLGSFRLSYGLGAEMLNFGALIAFMGVNAAAFLRYYVREPEKKLAHLLPPVLGFLICLGLWLNLSRPAMIAGSVWMALGIAFGVWKTRGFRNPLSFEIPEE; the protein is encoded by the coding sequence ATGCTTCGCAGGGCGTCCAGCGAGACGCGGGGTGGCTTCCACGCAAATTCCGCAATCTTGGCCTGGCAAAGAAGGGGCGCAGGAGAAACGTTCGTGACGGCCGAACCGAAATCCGGCGGAGGGCCGCGCCTGCGGCGCACGCTAACGCTGGGGGACCTGATCCTCTACGGCGTGATCGTGATCCAGCCGGTGGCGCCCATGTCCGTCTTCGGGGTGCTGAGCGAGCGCGGCCGCGGCCACGTGGTCACCGCGCTGCTCATCGCCATGGTGGCCATGCTCTTCACCGGCATCAGCTACGGGCGCATGGCGCGAGCCTACCCCAGCGCGGGCTCGGCCTTCACCTACGTGGCGCAGGAGATTCATCCTGGGGCGGGCTACGTCACCGGCTGGAGCATGGTGATGGACTACATACTGAACCCGTTGATCTGCACGATCTGGTGCGCGCAGCAGGCCCATCAGTTCGCCCCCGGCGTACCGGTCTTCGCCTGGAAGATTTTCTTCGCCGTAGTTTTTACGCTGCTGAACATCCGCGGGGTCAAGACCTCCGCGCGCATCAACGCCGGCATGGCCGCGGGAATGGGTGCGGTGATCGCGGTGATCTTCGTGGCCGCAGTGCGCTTCCTCTTCAGCCATCCGCACAGCGACCCGGCCTTTTTCACGCGGCCCTTCTACGACCCGCAGACGTTCAGCTACGGGGGCCTGTTCGGGTGCACTTCTATCGCCGTGCTCACCTACATCGGTTTCGACGGCATCTCCACGCTTTCCGAAGAGGCGGAAAATCCGCGGCGCAACATCCTGCTGGCCACGGTGCTCACCTGCGTGGTCATCGGCCTGCTTTCCGCCGTGGAAGTTTACGCGGCGCAACTGGTCTGGCCGGCTGCACAGCCCTTTCCGGATGTGGACACGGCGTATGTGCACGTGGCGGGGCGCATGTGGGCGCCGCTGTTCGGCGTGGTGGGCTTCACGCTGTTGCTGGCGAATTTCGGCTCGGGCATGGGCGCGCAACTGGGCGCGGCGCGGCTGCTCTACGGCATGGGCCGCAGCAACGCCCTGCCGAAATCATTTTTCGGCGCGGTGGACGCCAAGCACCGCGTTCCGCGAAACAACGTCTTCTTCATCGGCGCGATCGTGCTGCTCGGCTCGTTCAGGCTCTCCTACGGCCTAGGCGCGGAGATGCTCAATTTCGGCGCGCTGATCGCCTTCATGGGCGTCAACGCCGCGGCCTTCCTGCGCTATTACGTGCGCGAGCCGGAGAAGAAGCTGGCCCATCTGCTTCCGCCGGTGCTCGGTTTCCTCATCTGCCTGGGGTTGTGGCTGAACCTGAGCCGCCCGGCGATGATTGCGGGCTCGGTGTGGATGGCGCTAGGGATCGCCTTCGGGGTCTGGAAGACACGCGGGTTCCGCAATCCGCTGTCGTTCGAAATCCCCGAAGAATAA
- the glpK gene encoding glycerol kinase GlpK, with protein sequence MRARIATVTQNYIAALDQGTTSTRCMIFDRAARIVAVAQKEHEQIFPKPGWVEHDPLEIVRRTQEVIAEALEQRGLRATDLAAIGITNQRETSIVWERQTGRPVYNAIVWQDMRVAEDVARYSAAGGQDRFRAQTGLPLSTYFSGLKLRWILQNVPGARARAEAGELLFGTVDSYLAWHLTGGPNGGMHLTDVTNASRTQLLNLATLDWDEAILAAFEIPRAILPRVRSSSEVYGTATLAEIAGVPVAGILGDQQAALVGQACFQPGDVKNTYGTGCFLLMNTGERIVPSKSGLLTTVAYQFGQEKPRYALEGSVAITGALVQWLRDNLGLIEKSSDIEALARTVPDNGGVYFVPAFSGLYAPYWKASARGVIAGLTRYANRGHLARAALEATAFQTREVVEAMEQDSGIALDSLRVDGGMVRNDLLMQFQADILNREVLRPAIQETTALGAAYAAGLAVKFFADTKELRAHWAVDHTWKPQLAEARRAEMYRQWKKAVTRSFDWVD encoded by the coding sequence ATGCGCGCCAGGATAGCAACCGTGACGCAGAACTACATCGCAGCGCTCGACCAGGGCACCACCAGCACCCGCTGCATGATCTTTGACCGCGCCGCACGGATCGTCGCCGTGGCCCAGAAAGAACACGAGCAGATCTTCCCCAAGCCCGGCTGGGTCGAACACGATCCGCTGGAGATCGTGCGCCGCACTCAGGAAGTGATCGCGGAAGCCCTGGAGCAGCGCGGCCTGCGCGCCACGGATCTCGCCGCCATTGGCATCACCAACCAGCGCGAAACCTCCATCGTCTGGGAGCGCCAGACCGGGCGGCCGGTCTATAACGCCATCGTCTGGCAGGACATGCGCGTCGCCGAGGACGTGGCGCGCTACTCCGCCGCGGGCGGGCAGGACCGCTTCCGTGCGCAGACGGGCCTGCCACTGAGCACCTATTTCAGCGGGCTGAAGTTGCGCTGGATCCTCCAAAATGTGCCGGGGGCACGAGCCCGCGCGGAAGCCGGCGAGCTGCTCTTTGGCACCGTGGACAGCTACCTGGCCTGGCACCTTACCGGCGGCCCGAATGGCGGCATGCACCTCACCGACGTAACCAACGCCAGCCGCACCCAGCTCCTGAACCTGGCCACGCTCGATTGGGACGAGGCCATCCTCGCCGCGTTCGAAATTCCCCGCGCCATCCTCCCGCGGGTCCGCTCGAGCAGCGAGGTCTACGGCACGGCCACGTTAGCGGAGATCGCCGGCGTGCCCGTGGCGGGCATTCTCGGCGACCAGCAGGCCGCCCTGGTGGGGCAAGCCTGCTTCCAGCCGGGCGATGTGAAAAACACCTACGGCACAGGCTGCTTCCTGCTGATGAACACCGGGGAGCGTATCGTGCCCTCGAAGTCCGGCCTGCTGACCACCGTGGCCTACCAGTTCGGCCAGGAGAAGCCACGCTATGCGCTGGAAGGCAGCGTGGCCATCACCGGCGCACTGGTGCAGTGGCTGCGCGACAATCTCGGACTCATCGAAAAAAGCAGCGACATCGAGGCCCTGGCTCGCACGGTTCCGGACAACGGTGGCGTCTATTTTGTGCCGGCTTTTTCCGGGCTCTACGCCCCCTACTGGAAGGCCAGCGCGCGCGGAGTTATCGCCGGGCTGACGCGCTACGCCAACCGCGGGCACCTGGCACGCGCGGCCCTGGAAGCCACCGCCTTCCAGACCCGCGAAGTCGTGGAAGCCATGGAGCAGGATTCGGGTATCGCGCTCGATTCCCTGCGCGTGGATGGCGGCATGGTCCGCAATGATCTGCTGATGCAGTTTCAGGCGGACATCCTCAATCGCGAAGTCCTGCGTCCGGCGATTCAGGAGACCACGGCGCTGGGCGCGGCCTACGCCGCGGGCCTGGCCGTGAAGTTTTTTGCGGATACGAAAGAACTGCGCGCCCACTGGGCCGTGGACCACACCTGGAAGCCGCAACTCGCGGAAGCGCGGCGCGCGGAAATGTACCGCCAGTGGAAGAAGGCGGTGACGCGCTCATTCGACTGGGTGGACTGA
- a CDS encoding aquaporin family protein: MTSPLVGEFLGTMMLILLGDGAVAGVLLKRSKGEGSGWMVITTGWALAVMTGVFTAIACGSADAHLNPAVTLGMAVRSANFAKFAPYLAAQLLGALAGSALVWLHYLPHWKETPDAERKLACFCTTPAIRNFAANLLSEIVATFVLVFVAGAIFSKAVAAAGPAAGLGPYLVGSLVWGIGLSLGGTTGYAINPARDFGPRLAHALLPIAGKGGSDWGYAPVPVLGPLVGGALAGVLMRFLAF; this comes from the coding sequence ATGACATCCCCGTTGGTGGGCGAATTCCTGGGCACCATGATGCTGATTCTGCTGGGCGACGGCGCGGTGGCCGGCGTTCTGCTGAAACGCTCGAAAGGGGAAGGCTCGGGCTGGATGGTGATCACCACCGGATGGGCGCTGGCGGTAATGACCGGCGTTTTTACGGCCATCGCCTGCGGCAGCGCCGACGCCCACCTGAATCCCGCGGTGACCCTGGGCATGGCCGTGCGCTCCGCCAATTTTGCGAAGTTCGCGCCGTATCTTGCGGCGCAACTGCTCGGCGCGCTGGCTGGCAGCGCCCTTGTCTGGCTGCACTATCTTCCGCACTGGAAAGAGACGCCGGATGCCGAACGGAAGCTGGCCTGCTTCTGCACCACGCCGGCGATCCGCAACTTCGCGGCGAATCTCTTGAGCGAAATCGTCGCCACGTTCGTCCTGGTATTCGTGGCGGGCGCGATCTTTTCGAAGGCCGTGGCCGCGGCGGGACCTGCTGCCGGACTCGGGCCGTATCTGGTGGGCAGCCTGGTCTGGGGTATCGGACTCTCGCTCGGCGGAACGACAGGCTATGCCATCAACCCCGCGCGCGATTTCGGCCCCCGCCTGGCGCACGCGCTTCTGCCCATCGCCGGCAAGGGGGGCTCGGACTGGGGCTATGCGCCGGTGCCGGTGCTGGGCCCTCTCGTGGGTGGCGCGCTCGCCGGCGTGCTGATGCGCTTCCTCGCGTTCTGA
- a CDS encoding Rrf2 family transcriptional regulator codes for MIYSKPCEYAIRALSNLASAKDGTARADEIATAESLPAPVLSKILQELVRKGLLKSRRGPGGGFQLARRAELITLRDVVAATDGLDQFQECAVGLERCSDDAPCPLHDQWKDLRAGFLEYLQDTTLDVMARTVVRKKELLRDLKKTSRT; via the coding sequence ATGATCTATTCAAAACCTTGTGAGTACGCAATCCGGGCCCTGTCCAATCTGGCGTCTGCCAAGGACGGGACGGCACGTGCCGATGAGATTGCCACGGCGGAAAGCCTCCCGGCTCCGGTGCTCAGCAAGATTCTGCAGGAACTGGTGCGAAAGGGGCTGCTCAAGTCGCGGCGCGGGCCCGGCGGCGGCTTCCAACTGGCGCGCCGCGCGGAACTCATCACCCTGCGTGACGTGGTGGCGGCGACCGACGGGCTTGATCAGTTTCAGGAGTGCGCTGTGGGGTTGGAGCGCTGTTCGGACGATGCCCCCTGTCCGCTGCACGACCAGTGGAAGGATTTGCGCGCGGGCTTTCTGGAGTATCTCCAGGACACCACGCTGGATGTGATGGCGCGCACCGTGGTACGCAAGAAAGAATTGCTGCGGGATCTGAAGAAGACTTCGCGGACCTGA
- a CDS encoding Rrf2 family transcriptional regulator, whose amino-acid sequence MVFQHASELAVRASLFLAKQPPGKLTPVHEIAAQTGASEAYLAKILQRLTSGGLLRSFRGPGKGMELGRAPEAITLADLVRVVEGSRLSDNCIFGLGDCSPEHPCPLHNDWLPLRTAIFDLMEKTTLADLIRAAPGWPAPEGARPLGVAAPPMATDTRQERK is encoded by the coding sequence ATGGTTTTCCAACACGCCTCGGAGCTCGCGGTCAGAGCCTCGCTGTTTCTCGCCAAACAGCCTCCCGGAAAACTGACCCCCGTGCATGAGATTGCCGCGCAGACCGGCGCCTCCGAAGCGTACTTGGCGAAAATCCTGCAACGGCTGACCAGCGGCGGCCTGTTGCGCTCCTTCCGCGGCCCCGGCAAGGGCATGGAGCTGGGCCGCGCGCCAGAGGCGATCACCCTTGCCGATCTGGTGCGCGTCGTTGAAGGTTCGCGGCTCTCCGACAACTGCATTTTCGGGCTGGGGGACTGCTCGCCCGAGCATCCCTGTCCTCTCCACAATGACTGGCTTCCCCTGCGCACGGCCATTTTCGACCTCATGGAAAAGACCACGCTGGCGGACCTGATTCGTGCCGCACCCGGGTGGCCAGCACCCGAAGGCGCTCGGCCGCTCGGAGTTGCGGCTCCTCCGATGGCGACAGACACCCGGCAGGAGAGGAAATAG
- a CDS encoding tetratricopeptide repeat protein, with product MKRQRSLTVWLLAATGLYLYAFPSPTIFYFGIVLLHTAIGLLLAALLLPLLARLTTIESLAARLAWILLAAGAAIGVAFLFVGTPHRLHAWLLAHIVLSVAGTLLLAASWLAARGQPAGASQFALRFASLLLFTAAVAYGAWWAREIRWRDSNRIINPPIAPATMDQEGDGSQGPFFPSSAQTLHGGTIPAQYFMQSEACQRCHKDIYDQWNSSAHHFSSFNNQWYRKSVEYMQDVNGVKPSKWCAGCHDPALLFSGEFDKPINQIIDLPESKAGLSCLMCHSIVRVKSTMGQGDFVLEYPKLHKLAASKNPLLRTVHDFLVRLNPEPHRRTFLKPFMQTQTPEFCASCHKVHLDVPVNNYRWLRGFNEYDNWQASGVSGEGARSFYYPTAPLKCPDCHMPLVPSQDDGNINGFVHSHRFPGANTALPFANQDQTQLDLSREFLQNGNLSVDIFAVSPAGPQQAGGEAPGPELATTFAVGEEAEQPRLAGPAGEARPLTAPLGRVDAAVRRDDDVRVDVVVRTKKVGHFFPGGTVDAFDVWLELQATDEKGQTLFWSGKVEDGGKGPVDPGAHFYRSLQIDAHGNPINKRNAWATRSVVYVHLIPPGAADTVHYRLHIPENSGEKITLHAKLNYRKFAWWNTQFSYAGVRDPGGAHSGVTKDYDDGKWVFTGDTSHVSGNLHQVPDLPIITLAEDTKSLRVLPRTAPAPPPQLALAKEDWVRWNDYGIGLFLQGDLRGAESAFETLTQLDPRNPDGWVNIGRVRVQEGAIPGARAALEKALALQPGLARANYFYARVLKSESRFDDAAARLRSVLAQYPRDRVVRNELGRVLFIQKRYAGAVQEFLQVLQIDPEDLQANYNLMLCYNGLGDEQRANEYKALYLRFKADESAQAITGPYRQAHPQDNNERQPVHEHVSVALGPARQ from the coding sequence ATGAAGCGTCAGAGATCTCTCACCGTGTGGCTGCTGGCCGCCACAGGTCTCTATCTCTACGCCTTTCCGTCCCCCACCATCTTCTATTTCGGTATTGTTCTGCTGCACACCGCCATCGGCCTATTGCTCGCCGCCCTCCTCCTGCCGCTCCTCGCGCGTCTCACCACCATCGAGAGCCTCGCCGCGCGCCTCGCCTGGATCCTCCTCGCCGCGGGCGCGGCCATCGGCGTCGCCTTCCTCTTTGTGGGAACCCCGCACCGCCTGCATGCCTGGCTCCTGGCGCACATTGTTCTGTCCGTTGCCGGTACGCTGCTCCTAGCGGCCTCCTGGCTCGCTGCGCGCGGACAACCCGCCGGCGCGAGCCAATTCGCGCTTCGTTTCGCAAGCTTGCTGCTGTTCACGGCCGCCGTCGCCTACGGCGCCTGGTGGGCTCGCGAAATCCGCTGGCGCGACTCCAATCGCATCATCAATCCCCCCATCGCTCCCGCGACGATGGACCAGGAAGGCGATGGCTCCCAGGGCCCCTTCTTCCCCAGTTCCGCGCAGACCCTCCACGGCGGCACCATCCCCGCCCAATATTTCATGCAGTCCGAAGCCTGCCAGCGCTGCCACAAGGACATCTACGACCAGTGGAACAGCTCCGCGCACCACTTTTCTTCCTTCAACAATCAGTGGTACCGCAAGAGCGTCGAGTACATGCAGGACGTCAATGGCGTAAAGCCCTCGAAGTGGTGCGCCGGCTGCCATGATCCCGCCCTGCTCTTCAGCGGCGAGTTCGACAAGCCCATCAACCAGATCATCGACCTCCCCGAATCCAAGGCCGGCTTGAGCTGCCTGATGTGCCACAGCATCGTCCGGGTAAAAAGCACCATGGGCCAGGGCGATTTCGTCCTCGAATACCCGAAACTCCACAAACTCGCGGCCAGCAAGAATCCGCTTTTGCGCACCGTCCACGATTTCCTCGTCCGCCTGAATCCCGAGCCCCACCGCCGCACCTTCCTCAAGCCCTTCATGCAAACCCAGACCCCGGAGTTTTGCGCGAGCTGCCACAAGGTGCATCTCGACGTCCCGGTGAACAACTACCGCTGGCTGCGCGGCTTCAACGAGTACGACAACTGGCAGGCCAGCGGCGTTTCCGGCGAAGGCGCGCGCTCCTTCTACTATCCCACCGCTCCTCTGAAATGCCCCGATTGCCACATGCCGCTCGTTCCCTCCCAAGACGACGGCAACATCAACGGCTTCGTCCACTCCCACCGCTTTCCCGGCGCGAACACCGCCCTGCCCTTCGCCAACCAGGACCAGACGCAGCTCGACCTGAGCCGCGAATTCCTGCAGAACGGCAACCTTTCCGTGGATATCTTCGCGGTCTCCCCCGCAGGGCCGCAGCAGGCCGGCGGTGAAGCCCCCGGCCCCGAACTGGCCACCACTTTCGCTGTCGGCGAGGAAGCCGAACAGCCCCGCCTCGCCGGACCCGCCGGAGAAGCGCGCCCGCTCACCGCGCCGCTCGGCCGCGTCGACGCCGCCGTCCGCCGTGACGACGACGTGCGCGTGGATGTCGTCGTGCGCACCAAGAAAGTCGGCCACTTCTTCCCCGGCGGCACCGTGGACGCCTTCGACGTCTGGCTCGAGTTGCAAGCCACCGATGAAAAAGGCCAGACTCTCTTCTGGAGCGGCAAGGTCGAAGACGGCGGCAAGGGCCCCGTCGATCCCGGGGCGCATTTCTACCGCTCCCTGCAAATCGACGCTCACGGCAACCCCATCAACAAGCGCAATGCCTGGGCCACGCGTTCCGTCGTCTACGTCCACCTCATCCCACCCGGCGCCGCGGACACCGTTCACTACCGGCTGCATATCCCGGAGAACTCCGGCGAAAAAATCACGCTCCACGCCAAGCTCAACTACCGCAAGTTCGCCTGGTGGAACACGCAGTTTTCCTACGCCGGGGTCCGCGACCCCGGCGGTGCACATTCCGGCGTGACCAAGGATTATGATGACGGCAAGTGGGTCTTCACCGGCGACACCTCACACGTTTCCGGAAACCTCCACCAGGTCCCCGATCTCCCCATCATCACCCTCGCCGAAGACACCAAGTCGCTCCGCGTCCTCCCTCGCACCGCGCCCGCACCGCCGCCGCAACTCGCGCTCGCCAAGGAGGACTGGGTGCGCTGGAACGACTACGGCATCGGACTCTTCCTGCAGGGCGATCTCCGCGGCGCGGAATCCGCCTTCGAAACGCTGACCCAGCTGGACCCGCGGAATCCCGACGGCTGGGTAAACATTGGCCGCGTCCGCGTGCAGGAAGGCGCGATCCCCGGCGCACGCGCCGCGCTCGAAAAAGCGCTGGCCCTGCAGCCCGGCCTGGCCCGTGCCAACTACTTCTACGCCCGCGTTCTCAAGAGTGAGAGCCGCTTCGACGATGCCGCCGCACGCCTGCGCTCCGTCCTCGCGCAATACCCGCGCGACCGCGTCGTGCGCAACGAGCTTGGACGCGTCCTCTTCATCCAGAAGCGCTACGCCGGCGCCGTGCAGGAATTCCTGCAGGTTTTGCAGATCGATCCCGAAGACCTGCAAGCCAATTACAATCTGATGCTCTGCTATAACGGCCTCGGCGACGAACAACGCGCCAACGAGTACAAGGCGCTCTATCTCCGCTTCAAGGCCGATGAATCCGCACAGGCCATTACCGGCCCCTATCGCCAGGCGCATCCCCAGGACAACAACGAGCGCCAGCCGGTCCACGAACACGTTTCCGTGGCCCTGGGTCCCGCCCGCCAATGA